From Quercus robur chromosome 8, dhQueRobu3.1, whole genome shotgun sequence:
attttgtgccacaattCGTTACATGGTGAGTTATGATTGATGCAGGTATATTATCACATAACCCACCATTACACTTACACTAATCACAACTCATCATATGACAAGTTGtaacacaaaattataaatttttatgtgTCTTGAACATTACTCTTAGAGTTTATTAAGCTATTTAATCTCATCCCTTACAAGAATGACACATAGTAGAGTAGAAGACAACCACGTTGAGATAAACAGTGCAATCCCTAACAAACAAGcaacccaaaaaataagaaacatccaaaaattaaaaagaaagaaagaaagaaaaagagtccATCTAGAAGAGGTAGAAAGCACAGTGTCTATGTATGACCAGCTTTTAGACTAGCAACTAGCAAGACACACAAAGAGAAAGTACTATTTGAAttatttcagtttttgtttttgttttagtcCACCTTTAAAAGTCTAAGCCTGCTTTTCTAGAAGACCAACCGCATAGTACTACTACTaccatttaaatttaatttacaaTCTTTTATTCCTTATCCTCTAGAAGCCATCCCCATCAACCGCCCCGAGGTTCTCTCTCACTTCCTTTTTTGGAGCTTTCTGTTAATCattctttctatatatatatatatacaaggcCAATTCCCTTTATTCAACAAACCAGAAGATACCCAATAAGCAAAAACTGTTTCTTCATTACTCTTATTACCTCTTCAATTTCACTCATTTTGCTTATCCTATCATTCTTTATGCTCAAGTATGGTAGCTCAAGAACAATACGTAGACCCAGTTGAGGAAAACACTGACTTTGAAGATCCATATGAGGGAGAAGAAACACTCTCTCTTTGTGATCTTCCTAGCTACAGTGATGCATCCAACTGGGATGACTACTCCAAAGGAGACCAAAGCTTGTCCTCAGACAGTAATGACTTCTTTGAGTTCTTCAGCGAGGACTTCACTGCCTCTACTTGTTCAACAACAGCAGCAAACAAAAGCATCATCTTTTGTGGCAAACTCATTCCCTACAAAGAAGAACTACCTGACCACCCCGAGAAACCTCATCAGAACCAAGAAAAGCAAAACCACACACGCAAGAAAGGGGTTTTCCGATGGAAATCACTCTCTTTCAACAAGACAAGAAGCTCTTCTTCAAAAGGTTCAAAGCTTTTTCGATGGAAGTCACTCTCTTTCAACAAGACAAGAAGCTCGTCATCAAAAGGGTCCAAAGGCAAAAAAGTTTATAATGACAAGAATAGCTCAAAGGGTTCCATTGCCTCAGCCTTACCTGCATCAAAAAGCCATGTTTATGCAACTAGCAAGTGTGATTTATCAGTTGGAAAAGTGACA
This genomic window contains:
- the LOC126697305 gene encoding uncharacterized protein LOC126697305; its protein translation is MVAQEQYVDPVEENTDFEDPYEGEETLSLCDLPSYSDASNWDDYSKGDQSLSSDSNDFFEFFSEDFTASTCSTTAANKSIIFCGKLIPYKEELPDHPEKPHQNQEKQNHTRKKGVFRWKSLSFNKTRSSSSKGSKLFRWKSLSFNKTRSSSSKGSKGKKVYNDKNSSKGSIASALPASKSHVYATSKCDLSVGKVTMLTSPTKSRWYLFMFGMTRFPTEMELRDIKMRQSRKKSPSMMFRSVECDNMVKSNERSRRKGLWRLLKILGSRSQHLNAVVKASFGCIPSTRVT